The following proteins are co-located in the Candidatus Zymogenaceae bacterium genome:
- a CDS encoding ArgE/DapE family deacylase, which translates to MSYQEAFAAVEKNEEYIVELLRKLIAVDTSVPPGENYEALIDLLEPEFKKFGFTNERVVMPEDKVAQMPWDLSGPRTNLVSTLKVGDKPLASAYSHMDVVPILDQEWTQDPFGGAIVDGKLYGRGTVDMKYAFACFLGAMKVINEMGLEPNYSLNFLSCTDEELGVYPGARYLAEKGYFSPHLLWLELGAMEPIITIGAAGSIRVDVKAVGKSCHSGMNYLGINAIEELIPVLNELIGLKQESEKRLSRIPTFPLPGNPYDKMTPMFNLNIIKAGTKENIVPEECELTINRRYIIDEVYDDVIKEIEDAIARGKEKSKLLDIKVNVVHSYPPVEVNPESFAIKKIQEAMKAAQGYEYFLLGGISGSTDLGFVSAHFDHKIDVAGFGVIRAANILAHAADEHVYIEDLLSMTKILVHYICF; encoded by the coding sequence GTGAGCTATCAGGAGGCATTTGCCGCAGTTGAGAAGAACGAGGAGTACATCGTCGAGCTTTTAAGAAAGCTGATCGCCGTGGACACCTCCGTCCCTCCAGGGGAAAACTACGAAGCGCTTATCGATCTGCTGGAGCCGGAATTTAAAAAATTCGGGTTCACAAACGAGCGGGTCGTCATGCCGGAAGACAAGGTGGCCCAGATGCCCTGGGACCTCTCAGGGCCTCGAACCAACCTGGTATCCACCCTCAAGGTGGGGGACAAACCGTTGGCGTCGGCCTATTCCCACATGGACGTGGTGCCGATACTCGACCAGGAATGGACCCAGGATCCCTTCGGCGGGGCGATCGTCGACGGCAAGCTCTACGGCAGGGGCACGGTGGATATGAAATACGCCTTTGCGTGTTTTTTGGGGGCCATGAAGGTGATCAACGAGATGGGCCTGGAACCGAATTACAGCCTCAATTTTCTCTCCTGCACCGATGAGGAGCTGGGGGTCTATCCCGGCGCCCGATATCTTGCAGAGAAGGGGTATTTTTCTCCGCACCTGTTATGGCTGGAGCTGGGGGCGATGGAGCCGATTATCACTATCGGCGCCGCGGGATCGATCCGCGTAGACGTCAAGGCGGTGGGCAAGAGCTGTCATTCCGGCATGAACTACCTGGGCATCAACGCCATTGAGGAGCTTATCCCGGTGCTCAATGAGCTGATCGGCCTGAAACAGGAGTCGGAGAAGCGGCTCTCCCGCATACCCACGTTTCCCCTGCCGGGAAATCCCTACGACAAGATGACCCCGATGTTCAACCTGAATATCATCAAGGCCGGGACAAAGGAGAATATTGTTCCCGAGGAGTGCGAGCTGACCATCAACCGGAGATACATCATCGATGAGGTATATGATGATGTCATCAAAGAGATCGAGGACGCCATCGCCCGGGGGAAGGAGAAGTCGAAGCTCCTGGACATCAAGGTGAACGTGGTGCACTCGTATCCCCCGGTGGAAGTCAACCCGGAGAGCTTCGCCATCAAGAAGATACAGGAGGCCATGAAGGCGGCTCAGGGGTATGAGTACTTCCTGCTGGGGGGGATCAGTGGCTCCACCGATCTCGGTTTCGTATCGGCCCACTTCGACCACAAGATCGACGTGGCCGGGTTCGGCGTCATCCGGGCGGCGAATATCCTCGCCCACGCCGCGGACGAGCATGTGTATATCGAGGATCTGCTGAGCATGACAAAGATCCTGGTGCATTACATCTGTTTTTAA
- a CDS encoding DUF5058 family protein yields MDNYLDIANSPGMWLACSAIIVVVFFQAVRLTVISLRAGQEIGMTKQQLMSAFRSGFTTALVPSIAILLGLALLIPRLGLPFPWMRLSVIGSVTYELMAAGFAASELGLEGLTGDFDAVAFTTAVWVMSMGAIVGLVVVAFFTPKIKSLKDKVAGGDEGWMKVMTAAAFFGAVGYMVAQPVGKILERPIAKATMMANASPLMALLGGFFCMALLGIIIQVGKQNWLKEWALALAIIGGMAVAGLAFYWFGIGAGV; encoded by the coding sequence ATGGATAATTATCTGGATATCGCCAACAGTCCGGGGATGTGGCTGGCATGTTCGGCGATTATTGTTGTGGTCTTTTTCCAGGCGGTTCGACTGACGGTTATATCATTACGTGCGGGACAAGAAATCGGTATGACCAAGCAACAATTGATGAGCGCGTTTCGGTCCGGCTTTACCACCGCACTGGTGCCCTCCATCGCCATCCTCCTGGGGCTGGCGCTTCTGATACCGAGGCTGGGGCTGCCCTTTCCCTGGATGCGGCTCTCGGTGATTGGTTCGGTGACCTATGAGCTGATGGCCGCCGGGTTTGCGGCCAGCGAGCTGGGCCTGGAGGGGCTTACGGGGGATTTCGACGCCGTCGCGTTTACCACTGCCGTCTGGGTCATGTCCATGGGAGCCATTGTGGGGCTGGTCGTGGTGGCCTTTTTTACCCCCAAAATCAAGAGTCTCAAGGATAAAGTGGCCGGGGGCGACGAGGGGTGGATGAAGGTCATGACCGCCGCCGCGTTTTTCGGAGCGGTGGGATACATGGTCGCCCAGCCGGTGGGAAAGATACTCGAGCGGCCGATCGCGAAGGCGACAATGATGGCGAATGCGTCGCCGTTGATGGCGCTCCTGGGTGGATTTTTCTGTATGGCGCTTCTGGGTATCATTATCCAGGTGGGCAAGCAGAACTGGCTCAAGGAGTGGGCCCTGGCCCTGGCGATCATCGGTGGCATGGCCGTCGCAGGCCTCGCCTTTTACTGGTTTGGAATCGGCGCGGGGGTATAA
- a CDS encoding sigma-54-dependent Fis family transcriptional regulator, whose product MSITPTILIVEDDESFNALLTTVLKEEGFQVFGAHTGAEAVSLCDQVQPDLMLLDMQLPDMSGIDVLTTTREWPEAPHILVLTGHASIETAIQSMKLGAADYLTKPINIEELILAIKKNLRHLQLVREAEFLREVDRKKYKFHYLVGNSERMSEVYRLALSSARSDSSTVLIEGESGTGKEFLARFIHNRSDRQNESFVEINCAAIPENLIETELFGYEPGAFTDAKVRKKGQIEFAAGGTLFLDEIGELSSQLQAKLLRFLDTMTYKRVGGTRDISMDVRVIAATNRNLQLAVEQGSFRSDLYFRLKVMHITLPSLRERPEDIELFAAAFLEESAKRLKKQVKGFGDGVIERLMAYGWPGNIRELKNIIESTVIVCEGTTVTLRDLALKVPAEDGRSKLVPAEIPDSGVDYRSIIDTVSRNLIETALARAGGNRSRAAQLLSIPRQVLMYQMKKLDIESQM is encoded by the coding sequence ATGTCCATCACTCCAACCATACTCATCGTTGAAGACGATGAATCTTTTAACGCCTTACTGACCACAGTCCTGAAGGAAGAGGGCTTCCAGGTGTTCGGCGCCCATACCGGCGCCGAGGCCGTTTCCCTGTGTGATCAGGTCCAGCCGGATTTGATGCTTCTGGACATGCAACTTCCCGACATGAGCGGCATAGACGTGTTGACCACGACCCGGGAGTGGCCCGAGGCGCCCCATATCCTGGTCTTGACTGGACATGCGTCCATCGAAACCGCCATCCAATCGATGAAACTGGGAGCCGCCGATTACCTCACCAAACCCATCAACATAGAGGAGTTGATCCTGGCGATCAAAAAGAATCTCAGACATCTCCAACTGGTTCGGGAGGCGGAATTTCTCCGGGAGGTGGACCGGAAAAAATATAAATTCCACTACCTGGTGGGAAACTCGGAGAGGATGTCCGAGGTGTATCGGTTGGCGCTTTCGTCGGCACGATCCGATTCCAGCACAGTGCTCATCGAGGGGGAATCCGGCACCGGGAAGGAGTTCCTGGCCCGGTTCATACACAATCGCTCCGATCGCCAGAATGAATCTTTTGTGGAGATAAACTGCGCGGCGATACCGGAAAACCTGATTGAAACGGAGCTCTTTGGGTATGAGCCGGGTGCGTTTACAGACGCCAAGGTGCGAAAGAAGGGGCAGATTGAATTCGCTGCTGGCGGAACGCTCTTTCTCGATGAAATCGGGGAGCTTTCTTCTCAGCTCCAAGCGAAGCTTTTGAGGTTTCTCGATACCATGACCTATAAAAGGGTCGGCGGGACAAGAGACATTTCCATGGACGTGCGGGTGATCGCCGCCACAAACCGGAACCTCCAGCTTGCTGTGGAGCAGGGAAGCTTTAGAAGCGATCTCTACTTCCGCCTCAAGGTGATGCATATAACCCTGCCGAGCCTCAGGGAGCGACCCGAGGACATCGAACTGTTTGCCGCGGCCTTTTTGGAGGAGAGCGCGAAACGACTGAAAAAGCAGGTCAAGGGATTCGGTGACGGGGTCATAGAGCGGTTGATGGCCTACGGGTGGCCCGGCAACATTCGAGAGCTGAAGAATATTATCGAGAGTACGGTCATTGTCTGTGAGGGAACGACCGTTACCCTCAGGGACCTTGCTCTCAAGGTGCCTGCGGAAGACGGGCGCTCAAAGCTTGTGCCCGCGGAAATACCGGATTCAGGCGTGGATTATCGCTCGATCATCGATACCGTCTCCAGAAACCTCATTGAAACGGCGTTGGCCAGGGCCGGGGGAAACCGATCCCGGGCCGCACAGCTGCTTTCCATTCCGAGACAGGTGTTGATGTACCAGATGAAGAAGCTGGATATAGAAAGCCAGATGTAA
- a CDS encoding aldehyde dehydrogenase family protein — protein MSTNVFMQSDEVSRPGGDFALSKSPTTGEDIGRYALHTPEDVKKAVMKAREAQKGWAELSVKERARALFKIRDYVIDNAEGLAQIIYMDNGKTRTEAMVAEVFGTVAHIDYLAKNAKRLLKDYKLKASNILLAYKKSKIIRVPYGVIGIISPWNYPFTIPMVEIAMALMAGNAVIVKVASETLATGKAIELCVKAGGLPDGLFHYVNLPGRVAGDAFFEAGVDKLFFTGSVGVGKHLMAKAAETLTPVSLELGGNDPMLVCPDADIYRAAAGAVWAGLTNCGQTCASVERIYVHKDVYEPFVETLSEMVTSLRVGPDEDFSTDICSITTKDQMEVVERHIQDAVEKGASIQARSNRPENSSGNFLSAVVLTNVNHDMMVMRDETFGPVLAVMKVDDMEEAIELANDSYLGLTASVWSKSRKRAIEYARRIQAGVIMVNDHMMSNGLPETPWGGFKESGIGRTHGELGFAEMTQPVCLVNDYLVGAKRNMWWFPQGKKVYDGILGMMHMLYSKNILKRLVGMMKLNRLFLRTFTRTD, from the coding sequence ATGAGTACGAATGTCTTCATGCAGAGTGATGAAGTGAGTCGTCCGGGCGGAGATTTCGCCCTGTCAAAAAGCCCGACAACGGGGGAGGATATCGGCAGGTACGCACTTCATACTCCCGAAGATGTGAAGAAGGCGGTTATGAAGGCCCGGGAGGCGCAAAAGGGATGGGCCGAGCTTTCGGTCAAGGAGCGGGCCCGGGCGCTGTTCAAAATCAGGGACTACGTCATCGATAACGCAGAGGGGCTTGCCCAGATCATATACATGGACAACGGAAAGACCAGAACCGAGGCGATGGTCGCCGAGGTGTTCGGCACCGTGGCCCATATCGATTATCTGGCGAAAAACGCCAAACGGCTGCTCAAGGATTACAAGCTGAAAGCGTCGAACATCCTGCTCGCGTACAAGAAAAGTAAGATAATCCGGGTTCCCTATGGCGTAATCGGCATCATCTCGCCCTGGAATTATCCCTTTACCATCCCCATGGTTGAAATCGCCATGGCGCTGATGGCGGGGAATGCCGTAATTGTCAAAGTCGCCAGTGAAACCCTGGCCACCGGCAAGGCGATTGAATTATGCGTGAAGGCCGGCGGGCTGCCGGACGGCCTGTTTCACTATGTCAATCTGCCCGGTCGCGTGGCGGGAGACGCGTTTTTTGAGGCCGGGGTCGACAAGCTCTTTTTTACCGGGAGCGTCGGTGTCGGGAAGCATCTCATGGCAAAGGCCGCCGAGACACTGACTCCGGTATCCCTTGAGCTCGGCGGAAATGACCCGATGCTGGTATGCCCCGATGCCGATATCTATCGTGCCGCCGCCGGAGCCGTGTGGGCCGGGCTGACCAACTGCGGTCAGACGTGCGCGAGCGTGGAACGCATATACGTCCACAAGGACGTCTATGAGCCGTTTGTCGAAACCCTCTCCGAGATGGTGACTTCCCTCAGGGTGGGGCCGGATGAGGATTTCTCCACGGATATCTGTTCGATAACGACGAAGGATCAGATGGAGGTGGTGGAAAGACACATTCAGGACGCGGTCGAAAAGGGGGCGAGTATCCAGGCGCGGTCGAATCGTCCCGAGAACAGTTCCGGGAATTTCCTTTCCGCGGTGGTTCTCACCAACGTGAATCACGACATGATGGTGATGCGCGATGAGACCTTCGGGCCGGTCCTTGCGGTAATGAAGGTCGACGACATGGAAGAGGCTATCGAGCTGGCGAACGATTCCTATCTCGGATTAACGGCGTCGGTGTGGTCAAAAAGCAGAAAGAGGGCCATAGAGTATGCGCGTCGAATTCAGGCGGGCGTCATTATGGTCAACGATCATATGATGAGCAATGGACTGCCGGAAACACCCTGGGGCGGTTTTAAGGAGTCCGGAATCGGTCGGACTCATGGTGAGCTGGGATTCGCCGAAATGACCCAACCGGTATGTCTTGTGAATGATTATCTGGTCGGGGCGAAGCGGAACATGTGGTGGTTCCCCCAGGGGAAGAAAGTGTACGACGGTATCCTGGGCATGATGCATATGCTGTACTCGAAGAATATCCTTAAGCGGCTGGTGGGAATGATGAAGCTCAACAGGTTGTTTCTCCGGACGTTCACGAGAACGGACTGA
- a CDS encoding PAS domain S-box protein — MNKEISILLEPGMAKQYLDIAEVMIVVLDRDGKVVLINRKGAYILEWDQEDLIGRDWFTTCLTDRERNEVRTVFEEIVSGSSDFKKQFESMVVTKNGEQRLISWHNKILRDSFGAVIGTLSSGEDITEKRRVEKERELLFNHSVDMLCIAGFDGYFKQVNPAFSRQLGWTEEELLSRPWLSFVYPDDQDKTIRVGQALQKGDVIKDFQNRYTVKDGGWRWISWNSYPLPDEQLIFAVARDITDMRLAERELHKSEERFHTMARVIPVIFGMYSSPIQKILYISDAFEHIYGVSAEELYNDVTIWFEMIHEEDRERVGRIFVEHIDEEFELEYRIVRRDGGIRWIHNHIYPLKEEGEISRVVWFGNDITERVLADEELRASERNYREIFNAGNDAMFIHDADTGEIFDVNRATCDLIGFTREEVLQMSVGGFSPGNYPYSDKEALEWIHRARDEGPQHFEWRGKTQSGDPLWVEVDLKKAMIGGRERVLSVTRDITDRKKAEEKLAKSETTLRSILQVSPVGIGLVKDRVIQWVNEQFCDMLGYTSEELLGRNARMVYESDEEFNYVGKEKYDQIANFGKGSVETRLVKKDGTAIDVLLTSSPFDPGDIESGVTFTALDITERKQAEADLLRAQTLLRSVIDQSPVPIMIAETDGTLFATNDACRKILKVDDVPDIMPGVNIFNLARSWTDYDEQGNVIPVAELHLARALNGITTPGEEIRVVRKDGTERWGMVHGVPIYDGKGAIVAGLVIFPDITQEKIAEQALLESESKFRSLFETSMDVISITTVNGKFIDINPAGEEVFGYTREELLNLDLSELYYNPEDRKRFQELIHAKETLKDFDVVMKKKDGTPIDCLITSRIMKDDMANVYAYQNIIKDISDRKKLEERLLHAQKLEAIGTLAGGIAHDFNNILTTILGYASLLKSKVTSDGDLYDGLEVIEESSYRAADLTGQLLAFSRKGRLEKRVVSINMLVIEVYNLITKTFDKSIEIELKTDNDLNPIQADESQISQLIMNLVINARDAMPEGGKLTITTEQVEITSKRPGTADLEPDTYAHIMVRDTGKGMDEYTKGRIFEPYFSTRKEVGGTGLGMSVVYGIVTGHGGQITVASTEGEGTEIHVYLPVSEDAKLEFKKKAELTKITGKERVLVIDDEEKILKLLKNILEDAGYQVYTASSGREGLELFTREDIDIDLVILDIIMPEMKGDEVMDKIRELSPGVRVLLASGYSDRDQHMKLLEYDGVEFVGKPFLAEKLLSKVRESLDRGGTTDSVWKS, encoded by the coding sequence ATGAACAAAGAAATCAGCATCCTCCTTGAACCGGGAATGGCCAAGCAGTACCTTGATATTGCCGAGGTGATGATCGTGGTTCTGGACAGGGACGGGAAGGTGGTCCTGATAAACCGCAAGGGGGCATACATCCTGGAGTGGGACCAGGAGGACCTCATTGGAAGGGACTGGTTTACAACCTGCCTGACGGACCGGGAAAGGAACGAAGTCCGAACTGTTTTTGAGGAGATCGTCTCGGGATCGTCGGATTTCAAGAAGCAATTCGAAAGCATGGTGGTCACCAAAAACGGTGAACAGCGTCTCATATCCTGGCACAACAAGATACTCAGAGATTCCTTCGGCGCCGTTATCGGCACCCTCAGCTCCGGAGAGGACATTACCGAGAAACGAAGGGTGGAAAAAGAGCGGGAGCTTCTTTTTAATCATTCAGTGGATATGCTCTGCATCGCCGGTTTCGACGGGTATTTCAAACAGGTGAATCCCGCCTTTTCCCGGCAGTTGGGATGGACCGAAGAGGAATTGCTGTCCAGACCCTGGCTTTCCTTTGTTTATCCGGATGACCAGGACAAAACGATTCGCGTCGGTCAGGCCCTTCAAAAAGGTGATGTTATCAAAGACTTTCAGAACCGGTATACCGTAAAGGACGGTGGATGGCGGTGGATTTCATGGAATTCCTATCCGTTGCCCGACGAACAGCTCATCTTCGCCGTTGCCCGGGACATTACCGATATGCGGCTTGCCGAGCGGGAACTTCATAAAAGCGAGGAACGCTTCCATACAATGGCCAGGGTCATTCCGGTGATTTTCGGGATGTATTCTTCCCCGATTCAGAAGATCTTATATATCAGCGATGCATTTGAGCACATATACGGTGTTTCGGCGGAGGAGTTGTATAATGACGTCACGATTTGGTTTGAGATGATTCACGAGGAAGATCGTGAGCGGGTCGGCCGGATATTTGTGGAACACATCGACGAAGAATTTGAATTGGAATATCGCATTGTGCGGCGTGACGGCGGGATTCGCTGGATACACAATCATATCTATCCACTCAAAGAGGAAGGAGAGATCTCTCGGGTTGTCTGGTTCGGGAACGACATTACCGAAAGAGTGCTGGCCGATGAGGAGCTTCGTGCGTCGGAACGGAACTACCGGGAGATATTCAACGCGGGTAACGACGCCATGTTCATCCATGACGCCGATACCGGGGAAATATTTGATGTGAACCGCGCAACATGCGATCTCATCGGATTTACCCGGGAAGAAGTCCTGCAAATGAGTGTGGGTGGATTCAGCCCGGGCAATTATCCATATTCAGACAAAGAGGCGCTGGAATGGATTCACCGGGCGCGGGATGAGGGGCCGCAACACTTTGAATGGAGGGGCAAAACCCAATCCGGGGATCCGCTCTGGGTCGAGGTGGATCTCAAAAAGGCGATGATCGGTGGGCGGGAACGGGTCCTGTCGGTGACGCGGGACATCACCGATCGAAAAAAAGCGGAGGAAAAGCTCGCCAAAAGCGAGACGACGCTCAGGAGCATTCTCCAGGTTTCTCCCGTCGGTATCGGACTGGTGAAGGATCGGGTGATTCAATGGGTCAACGAGCAATTCTGCGATATGCTGGGGTACACGTCCGAGGAACTTCTGGGGCGGAATGCCCGAATGGTGTATGAAAGCGATGAAGAATTTAATTATGTTGGGAAGGAAAAATACGATCAGATAGCGAACTTCGGCAAGGGATCGGTGGAGACCCGATTGGTGAAGAAAGACGGCACGGCAATCGATGTCCTGCTGACCTCGTCTCCTTTTGATCCCGGTGACATTGAGAGCGGCGTGACGTTTACGGCCCTTGATATTACGGAGCGAAAACAGGCGGAGGCAGATCTCCTCAGGGCGCAGACGCTCCTTCGCTCGGTCATCGATCAGTCTCCGGTTCCCATAATGATAGCCGAGACAGACGGCACCCTCTTTGCCACAAACGACGCATGCCGAAAAATTCTGAAAGTGGATGATGTGCCGGACATCATGCCGGGCGTAAACATCTTCAATCTCGCCCGGTCCTGGACGGACTATGATGAACAGGGAAATGTTATACCGGTTGCGGAGCTTCATCTGGCCCGGGCGTTGAATGGGATCACAACTCCGGGTGAGGAGATCCGGGTGGTTAGAAAGGACGGTACCGAGCGCTGGGGAATGGTTCACGGCGTGCCCATCTATGATGGAAAGGGCGCAATCGTGGCGGGATTGGTCATCTTTCCCGACATCACCCAGGAAAAGATCGCGGAACAGGCACTGCTGGAAAGCGAAAGCAAGTTCCGCTCTCTGTTTGAGACGTCCATGGACGTTATTTCCATTACGACGGTGAACGGAAAATTTATTGATATCAATCCGGCCGGTGAGGAGGTTTTCGGATATACCCGGGAGGAGCTGCTCAACCTTGACCTGAGTGAGCTGTACTATAATCCGGAGGACAGAAAGAGATTTCAGGAGCTGATTCATGCGAAGGAGACGCTGAAGGACTTCGATGTGGTCATGAAGAAAAAAGATGGGACGCCGATAGATTGTCTGATAACCTCCCGGATTATGAAAGACGACATGGCAAATGTGTACGCATATCAAAACATTATAAAGGACATCAGTGACCGAAAAAAGCTTGAAGAACGGCTTCTGCATGCCCAGAAATTGGAGGCCATCGGCACCCTGGCCGGAGGCATCGCCCATGACTTTAATAACATCCTCACCACGATTCTCGGATACGCATCACTCCTCAAGAGCAAGGTGACTTCCGACGGAGACCTCTACGACGGCCTGGAGGTGATCGAGGAGTCGTCGTATCGTGCGGCGGACCTGACGGGTCAACTGCTGGCGTTTTCTAGAAAGGGGAGACTCGAAAAGAGGGTGGTCAGTATAAACATGTTGGTTATCGAGGTGTACAACCTGATCACAAAGACCTTCGACAAATCCATTGAAATCGAGCTCAAGACGGACAACGACCTGAATCCCATACAGGCGGATGAATCACAGATCAGCCAGTTGATTATGAACCTGGTGATCAATGCCCGGGACGCCATGCCCGAAGGAGGGAAGCTGACCATTACAACCGAACAGGTCGAGATTACTTCGAAACGCCCGGGAACGGCGGACCTGGAGCCGGACACCTACGCCCACATCATGGTCCGGGATACCGGGAAGGGTATGGATGAATACACAAAGGGCCGTATTTTCGAACCCTATTTCAGCACGAGGAAGGAAGTCGGGGGCACCGGCCTGGGTATGAGCGTCGTATACGGCATCGTGACCGGTCACGGCGGACAGATTACCGTCGCAAGCACGGAGGGCGAGGGTACCGAGATACACGTGTACCTGCCGGTGTCGGAGGACGCCAAACTGGAATTTAAAAAGAAAGCCGAATTGACGAAGATTACGGGCAAAGAGAGAGTATTGGTAATCGACGATGAAGAAAAAATCTTGAAGCTGCTTAAGAATATCCTGGAGGATGCGGGATATCAGGTATATACCGCTTCGTCGGGTCGGGAGGGCCTGGAACTGTTCACGAGAGAGGACATCGACATCGATCTTGTCATACTGGATATCATCATGCCCGAGATGAAGGGGGACGAGGTCATGGATAAGATCAGGGAGTTGTCTCCGGGTGTCAGGGTGCTGCTTGCCAGCGGGTACAGTGATCGCGATCAGCACATGAAGCTTCTGGAGTACGACGGCGTCGAGTTTGTCGGGAAGCCCTTCTTGGCCGAAAAACTCCTCTCCAAGGTGCGGGAATCCCTCGATCGAGGCGGCACGACGGACTCCGTTTGGAAGTCCTGA
- a CDS encoding isoprenylcysteine carboxylmethyltransferase family protein, with protein sequence MKNYMPLVMSIVLIGLIVFLSILRLGGISFHVASLNADIFFSILYIAWILVEMGVSKRETTQGDRTRDYGTCLLYAVGQAVLFLSALLYAPITESLTLPHALGLVIFVSGVSFRQWAIRKLGRYYSHIVREVEDHRIVKSGPYRIVRHPAYLGMIVANIGVVVFFFNLVTLALFLFLLTPAIILRILIEERTLYRMDGYEAYAVEKKRLVPGIW encoded by the coding sequence ATGAAGAACTATATGCCTCTTGTCATGTCGATCGTGTTGATCGGACTTATTGTGTTTTTAAGCATTCTCAGGCTTGGCGGGATATCCTTCCATGTCGCCTCCCTGAACGCCGATATCTTCTTTTCCATCCTCTATATCGCGTGGATACTGGTGGAAATGGGGGTGTCGAAGCGTGAGACGACCCAGGGCGATCGGACGAGGGATTACGGCACGTGCCTCTTATATGCCGTCGGCCAGGCGGTGCTGTTTCTTTCGGCCCTCTTGTATGCGCCCATTACGGAGTCGCTGACCCTCCCGCATGCGTTGGGTCTGGTGATATTTGTATCGGGAGTTTCCTTTCGCCAGTGGGCGATACGGAAACTGGGGAGATACTATTCCCATATCGTCAGAGAGGTGGAGGATCACCGGATCGTGAAATCGGGACCGTACCGGATCGTGAGACATCCGGCGTATCTGGGGATGATCGTCGCGAATATCGGGGTTGTAGTCTTCTTTTTCAACCTGGTGACACTCGCCCTTTTCCTCTTTCTTCTGACGCCGGCCATCATCCTCAGAATACTCATCGAAGAGCGGACGCTGTATCGGATGGACGGGTATGAAGCCTATGCGGTGGAGAAAAAGCGGCTGGTGCCGGGGATCTGGTAG
- a CDS encoding amino acid permease produces MERTNVESFLKKEITFLGLVASFVAINIGGALFSLTVVAGSSAGPSLPIAMLVASVPAILALVPYSMFSTAWPTTSSTYRYSQLLSPPLAFIHMFTLLLCMLIGAEPLFALTFGEYFNLLMPETAQINPAIIGIIVFTLFYIVNLLGIKFTTRLQIFLFLTMMAALVLFVIFGIDDVKTANFSPLMPNGAIGFVGVIGILFTFCAGGLFVIDLGGEVKRAAATYRRALITGMLTVVIIYVLIHVVTVGAVNWEALKEQRTLMKVAENFMPGWAVLFFIIGGALVACATTINGIFTIISRGMMVIAEEGLFPAFLGKVSKRFGTPHWALTFIWAVCSLSLYILTSPMAKEMGGNPVFLFGVITNFGLIISITFVCIAGAVVPFQMNKVYEKSGFKISKKVVAFISGSAVFLNALILTLLLLALQKAMGYKPAVMLGVFVLIAVITYLVSRWNMTRKGLTPPGKPTIPDTTE; encoded by the coding sequence ATGGAACGAACCAATGTGGAAAGCTTTTTAAAAAAGGAGATCACCTTTCTGGGATTGGTGGCCTCGTTTGTGGCCATCAATATCGGCGGCGCGCTCTTTTCCCTGACAGTTGTGGCCGGAAGTAGCGCAGGCCCGTCGCTCCCCATCGCCATGCTAGTAGCCTCCGTCCCGGCCATACTGGCCCTGGTGCCCTACAGCATGTTCTCCACCGCCTGGCCCACGACCAGCTCCACCTATCGATATTCCCAGCTGCTCAGTCCGCCCCTGGCCTTCATCCACATGTTCACCCTGCTGTTGTGCATGCTCATCGGGGCGGAGCCGCTGTTCGCCCTGACATTCGGGGAATACTTCAACCTGCTGATGCCCGAGACCGCTCAGATCAATCCCGCCATCATCGGCATTATCGTGTTTACCCTATTTTATATCGTCAATCTGCTGGGCATCAAGTTCACCACGAGGCTCCAGATTTTTCTCTTTCTTACCATGATGGCGGCACTGGTGCTGTTTGTGATTTTTGGCATCGATGATGTAAAGACGGCCAATTTCTCGCCGTTGATGCCGAACGGAGCGATAGGCTTCGTGGGGGTTATCGGCATCCTCTTCACCTTCTGCGCCGGGGGTCTTTTCGTGATCGACCTGGGCGGCGAGGTGAAAAGAGCGGCCGCCACCTACCGCAGAGCCCTGATAACCGGCATGCTAACCGTCGTGATTATTTACGTGTTGATTCATGTCGTCACCGTCGGGGCGGTCAACTGGGAGGCCCTCAAGGAGCAGAGGACATTGATGAAGGTGGCGGAGAACTTCATGCCCGGATGGGCGGTGCTCTTTTTTATCATCGGCGGCGCCCTGGTGGCATGCGCCACAACCATCAACGGCATCTTTACCATCATCAGTCGGGGCATGATGGTCATCGCCGAGGAGGGGCTGTTCCCGGCGTTTCTGGGAAAGGTCAGCAAGCGGTTCGGCACCCCCCACTGGGCCCTGACCTTTATCTGGGCGGTCTGCTCTCTGTCGCTTTATATTCTTACGTCCCCGATGGCCAAAGAGATGGGTGGAAACCCGGTGTTTCTCTTCGGTGTAATAACAAACTTTGGCCTGATTATCTCCATCACGTTCGTCTGTATAGCCGGCGCCGTAGTTCCCTTTCAGATGAATAAAGTGTACGAAAAATCCGGTTTTAAAATATCCAAGAAGGTGGTGGCGTTCATCAGCGGGAGCGCCGTGTTTCTCAACGCCTTGATCTTGACATTACTATTGTTGGCATTGCAGAAAGCCATGGGGTATAAACCTGCAGTGATGCTGGGCGTGTTTGTGCTCATCGCGGTGATTACGTATTTAGTTTCTCGCTGGAATATGACCCGAAAGGGGCTGACACCGCCTGGAAAACCGACCATCCCCGATACGACCGAATAG